From Cyclobacteriaceae bacterium, a single genomic window includes:
- the accB gene encoding acetyl-CoA carboxylase biotin carboxyl carrier protein: MKTSEIRDLIDFISQSGLNEVNIETKELKLHVKREPDQKVMKSSAPAMMTMQAPQQVAAHQQITTPPVIAKPETPIAVPGKNTVEIKSPMIGTFYRSSNPDTPSFVSVGDKVTKGQTVCIIEAMKLFNEIESEVSGTIVRAMIENSSPVEYDQVLFIVEPD; encoded by the coding sequence ATGAAAACAAGTGAAATAAGAGACCTCATTGACTTCATCTCCCAGTCGGGACTTAATGAAGTCAACATTGAGACAAAAGAACTTAAGCTTCATGTGAAGCGTGAGCCGGATCAGAAAGTAATGAAATCATCAGCACCAGCGATGATGACCATGCAAGCTCCTCAGCAGGTTGCAGCACATCAGCAGATTACTACTCCTCCAGTGATTGCAAAACCTGAAACTCCAATTGCGGTTCCAGGAAAGAACACCGTTGAAATCAAGTCGCCAATGATCGGTACATTCTATCGCTCATCCAATCCTGACACCCCTTCATTCGTTTCAGTGGGTGATAAGGTTACCAAAGGACAAACTGTTTGCATCATTGAAGCGATGAAGCTTTTCAATGAAATAGAATCGGAAGTATCCGGTACGATCGTAAGAGCGATGATTGAAAATTCATCGCCAGTGGAATATGATCAGGTGCTATTTATCGTAGAACCTGATTAG